In the genome of Streptomyces collinus, one region contains:
- a CDS encoding DivIVA domain-containing protein yields the protein MPLTPEDVRNKQFTTVRLREGYDEDEVDAFLDEVEAELTRLLRENEDLRAKLAAATRAAAQNQQNMRKPPEPQQDQQQQQQQGMRGPGGPVPAGISGPPQQQMGGPMGGPPQLPSGAPQLPAGPGGQGGPQGPGPMGQGPGPMGQPPMQQQMGGPMGGPGPMGGPMGGPGQGGPGGDSAARVLSLAQQTADQAIAEARSEANKIVGEARSRAEGLERDARAKADALERDAQEKHRVAMGSLESARATLERKVEDLRGFEREYRTRLKSYLESQLRQLETQADDSLAPPRTPAAASLPPSPAPSMAPAGASAPSYGGGNPTMGGAPGPAAPSYGGQQQMSPAMTQPMAPVRPQGPSPMGQAPSPMRGFLIDEDDN from the coding sequence ATGCCGTTGACCCCCGAGGACGTGCGGAACAAGCAGTTCACGACCGTCCGCCTCCGAGAAGGCTATGACGAGGACGAGGTCGATGCCTTCCTCGATGAGGTCGAAGCCGAACTGACCCGCCTACTCCGTGAGAACGAGGACCTGCGCGCCAAACTGGCCGCGGCCACGCGCGCTGCTGCGCAGAACCAGCAGAACATGCGCAAGCCTCCGGAGCCGCAGCAGGATCAGCAGCAACAGCAGCAGCAGGGTATGCGCGGTCCGGGTGGTCCTGTCCCCGCCGGCATATCGGGCCCGCCGCAGCAGCAGATGGGTGGCCCCATGGGTGGTCCGCCCCAGCTGCCGAGCGGTGCCCCGCAGCTGCCCGCCGGTCCCGGCGGTCAGGGTGGACCCCAGGGTCCCGGTCCGATGGGCCAGGGTCCGGGTCCGATGGGCCAGCCCCCGATGCAGCAGCAGATGGGCGGCCCCATGGGCGGCCCCGGCCCCATGGGCGGCCCGATGGGCGGCCCCGGTCAGGGAGGCCCCGGTGGCGACAGCGCCGCCCGTGTCCTCTCGCTGGCCCAGCAGACCGCCGACCAGGCGATCGCCGAGGCCCGTTCCGAGGCCAACAAGATCGTCGGCGAGGCGCGTTCGCGTGCCGAGGGTCTGGAGCGTGACGCCCGTGCCAAGGCCGACGCCCTGGAGCGGGACGCGCAGGAGAAGCACCGCGTCGCGATGGGCTCCCTGGAGTCCGCCCGCGCCACGCTGGAGCGCAAGGTCGAGGACCTGCGCGGCTTCGAGCGCGAGTACCGCACGCGCCTGAAGTCGTACCTGGAGTCGCAGCTGCGCCAGCTGGAGACCCAGGCCGACGACTCGCTGGCCCCGCCGCGCACTCCGGCGGCCGCGTCCCTCCCGCCGTCCCCGGCGCCCTCCATGGCTCCGGCCGGCGCGAGCGCCCCGTCCTACGGCGGCGGCAACCCGACGATGGGCGGCGCTCCCGGCCCGGCTGCTCCGTCCTACGGCGGCCAGCAGCAGATGTCGCCGGCGATGACCCAGCCGATGGCGCCGGTACGCCCGCAGGGCCCGTCGCCGATGGGCCAGGCGCCCTCGCCCATGCGGGGCTTCCTGATCGACGAGGATGACAACTGA
- a CDS encoding YggT family protein has product MSVVLDVVYIALMCFLIVLIFRLVMDYVFQFARSWQPGKAMVVVLEATYTVTDPPLKLLRRVIPPLRLGGVALDLSFFVLMIIVYILISIVSRL; this is encoded by the coding sequence TGGTTCTGGATGTCGTCTACATCGCGCTGATGTGCTTCCTCATCGTGCTCATCTTCCGGTTGGTCATGGACTATGTCTTCCAGTTCGCCCGCTCATGGCAACCCGGCAAGGCGATGGTGGTCGTTCTGGAGGCCACCTACACTGTCACTGATCCACCGCTCAAGCTTCTGCGGCGGGTCATTCCGCCGCTGCGTCTCGGGGGCGTGGCGCTAGACCTGTCCTTCTTCGTACTGATGATCATCGTCTACATCCTGATCTCGATCGTGAGCCGGCTGTGA